TTGGATAAGCAACTAAATTTTCATATGGCAAATAACAATAATTACTTCTACATGTGAAATTGCAATAATATATGTAATACGCGTGTTTAATAATATCACTCGGAACCTTCATTTATTAATTTCACATTAAGAAAATTAACATTTAGTCAAAGTATGCAAAGCCTTAAAAGCAATTCACACCTTATCCTTTGTTCGTACAACACTCGCAATGAACACGTATTCTTCTTACCCCACATTCTTTTTACCACTAATAACAATTTACGGGCCCTAATTTTACCCATATATATACCTCCAAAATCTCCCCTATTTTCCCTCACGTTCCCACGCTTTCTCTCCTTTCAAACAACGCACAAAAAATACCttcatcttcctctctctcttcgcCTTCGACGAAACCCTAGCGATTCCATTCCACCATCGTCTGTGAACTCGTGACATCGTCAATGGCTCTACCGTTCGGGAAGGGTGGTGACGTGGAGTCGGGGCAGAATGGGCAACTTTACCCGAATCAGATGGAGACCCCTCAGCTCCGATGGGCCTTCATTCGGAAGGTTTACATGATCGTCGCTTTTCAGCTGCTTCTCACCGTCGGTGTCGCCTCTGCCGTTGTGTCCATCCCCTCCATTCCCGGCTTCGTCAGATCCGTGTCCGGCACCGTCACGTTCGTTTTCATTATGGTGTCCACCATTGgaggtaattaattaaattaatcaacTCCCATGATCGTGAAAGTTGATGATAATTTgtgcatttttaattttctttagttttgtgGATGTTGCTAATTGTGTTTTAATTGGTGCAGTTGCGATTGGGTTGTACTTTTACCACAAGAAGCATCCGTGGAATTATGTGCTTCTTACTCTCTTTACGATTTTACTTGCGGTTACGGTGGGATTCACTTGTTCCTTCAAAGCAGGTATTAAACTATTTATCTGCGTTTCTGTTAATTGTATTCGTAACATATTATGCTCTTGGAATATCAATGAATTTGGCACTTGATAGATTAAATTTAGATTGATCGTCCAAACGGTTCATTTCAACTATTCGTCTTTGGAATTTTGTTTGAATGGGTTGTCCAAATTAACGAATTTCTAATAACATATCGTGTCAAATGTTACGATAGGGATCGTCCCTAACATTTCTGTTATCATGCATTTCGTTTTCAATCTATGATTGTCTTTGTGACCACCTTTTTCAAATCATTTACGTAActatatttcttcacttttgGGTGATATGTTACGTTGTTAGACTGTCAATTGACATATTGAACAATTTACTTGACATGTTAAATTGATTGATTCCAACATAACATGCAAAAACATGCGAAGCTGTTTGATAAGAAAACTTTCCCATAACAATCCTCTTGCCAAACGGTTAATCTAGGATTATCACATAACAATCCTCTTGCCAAATGATTAATCTAGGATTATCAAGCACATGAAATTTGTTTGAATTGATAacacatcaaacaattaaaTATCCCATTTAAACAATCTCTGTTcattactaatttattttgtgtcGCCGGTTTGGGTTGTGTATTCGACTGAGagtctttaattttatttgactGCACATTGCTGTCAAGTTGCATCTCTTTGAGTTTTGATTCGTCATATGGTAATCTGAAGTATGTATAACTTTGGTGCCAACAGGGAAGAGCGTTCTTCTAGCTGTGATTCTGACTGCTACGGTTGTGGTTGCCTTAACGCTATACACATTCTGGGCGGTGAAGAGAGGCGCGGACTTCAGCTTCCTCGGGCCATTTTTGTTCGCTGCAACCCTCATGCTTTTGATGTTTGGTCTCATCCAGGTAACCAAAGCCTTCTTAAACCTTACTGTATGCATGCATGTCTTAATTTCACCTTCTTTAATTGGATTGGTTTGCTTTGCTTCTCATATTTCACTCGATAAATACTCTTGCTTACAACTGTTGTATACAATCACTCTCTCGCAAAAAAACATGTCGC
This Pyrus communis chromosome 6, drPyrComm1.1, whole genome shotgun sequence DNA region includes the following protein-coding sequences:
- the LOC137735914 gene encoding protein LIFEGUARD 4-like codes for the protein MALPFGKGGDVESGQNGQLYPNQMETPQLRWAFIRKVYMIVAFQLLLTVGVASAVVSIPSIPGFVRSVSGTVTFVFIMVSTIGVAIGLYFYHKKHPWNYVLLTLFTILLAVTVGFTCSFKAGKSVLLAVILTATVVVALTLYTFWAVKRGADFSFLGPFLFAATLMLLMFGLIQILLPLGPFSRMVYSAIGALLCCAYIVYDTDNLIKRLSYDEYIFGALSIYIDIVQLFLFLLSLISGGK